The following coding sequences are from one Kwoniella bestiolae CBS 10118 chromosome 2, complete sequence window:
- a CDS encoding kynureninase, protein MTSSDIPTIDDLIKLDQQDPLNWTRDEFEIPNIKACGGEGDGEAIYFCGNSLGLLSKKARKHMIEELDVWSTSSVTGHFSHPHKRPWKHVDQPLTPHLAKLVGAKESEVAHSSTLTSNMHNLFTSFYRPTKERWKIVIEKGSFPSDWYAVHSHPKLHEAVLSPQQIEDAIIGLEPREGEDTLRTEDILKVIEENKDTISIVWLPLVQYYTGQLFDIASISPKVHSIGALLGLDMAHGIGNVECKLNEWDVDFAVWCTYKYLNSGPAGIGGFYVKFGVDDGGRRLAGWWGNDSATRFQMLPTFTPTPGAKGYQHSCTPVFSSIPLLATLELIDKVGFSKMLEKSKRLTGTLEQLLRSSRYYNPKEGKVGFKILTPEYPYRGTQLSISFLPEDKGVMPRVFSRLLKRGLVGDERYPNVIRLSPVVLYNKFEEVGRAFEIFERALKEEEEGNDIREDEEKDMDMVSKD, encoded by the exons ATGACTAGCTCGGACATACCCACGATCGACGATCTCATCAAGTTGGATCAACAGGATCCGCTGAACTGGACGAGAGACGAGTTTGAGATACCTAATATCAAGGCTtgtggaggggagggag ATGGAGAAGCCATATACTTCTGTGGAAATTCGTTGGGACTGTTGAGTAAGAAAGCAAGGAAACATATGATTGAAGAGCTGGACGTGTGGTCTACATC CTCCGTAACAGGCCACTTCTCCCACCCCCACAAAAGACCATGGAAGCATGTCGACCAGCCTCTCACACCTCACCTGGCCAAACTCGTAGGAGCGAAGGAGAGTGAGGTGGCTCACAGCTCGACCTTGACCAGTAATATGCATAATCTATTTACGAGTTTCTACCGTCCGACgaaggagagatggaagatcgTCATTGAGAAGGGTAGTTTCCCGAGTGATTGG TATGCTGTACATTCACATCCCAAATTACACGAAGCTGTCCTCTCTCCTCAACAGATAGAAGATGCCATAATAGGGCTGGAACCtagagaaggggaagataccTTGAGGACCGAGGATATACTAAAAGTGATAGAGGAGAACAAAGATACC ATCTCAATAGTCTGGCTGCCCCTTGTTCAATACTATACCGGTCAACTATTCGATATCGCCTCTATCTCACCCAAAGTCCATTCCATCGGTGCTCTACTGGGATTAGATATGGCCCATGGGATAGGTAACGTGGAATGTAAATTGAATGAGTGGGATGTGGACTTCGCGGTGTGGTGTACATACAA GTATTTGAATTCTGGACCCGCTGGTATAGGTGGGTTTTACGTAAAATTTGGCGTGGACGATGGTGGACGACG CCTCGCAGGATGGTGGGGCAACGACTCCGCCACCAGATTCCAAATGTtacccaccttcacccccaccccAGGTGCGAAAGGCTATCAACATTCCTGTACACCCGTGTTttcctccatccctctcctcgcgACGTTGGAACTCATCGATAAAGTAGGGTTCTCCAAGATGTTAGAGAAGAGTAAGCGCCTGACAGGAACCCTCGAACAACTATTAAGATCAAGTAGATACTATAACCccaaggaagggaaagtaGGATTCAAGATCCTCACGCCAGAATACCCATACAGGGGGACTCAGCTGTCTATTAGCTTCTTACCAGAGGATAAGGGAGTGATGCCCAGGGTGTTCTCGAGGTTGCTCAAAAGGGGtttggtgggtgatgagaggtATCCGAACGTTATTAGGTTGAGTCCGGTGGTGTTGTATAATAAGTTTGAAGAGGTCGGTAGGGCTTTTGAGATTTTTGAAAGGGcattgaaggaggaggaagaggggaatgatataagggaggatgaggagaaggatatggatatggtaTCTAAGGATTAG